The sequence TTCACATTTGTTTGTAGTTTTTATATAGTTTATGCACTCCTGGTGTCACTGACCCTTGGAATGGTTTCTCTTATCAGTATGGTGTTCCATCCTAATAATGCCCATGGAAGGATTCAGCTCTCATATTATGACAGTCCTGAATGGACATTCCTCAGGAACAGTTTAAAGCTCTTAATTCTCACatagtttctgcttttttgtgtctgtgatTGATCCGTTCTGGAAATCatacatttctgtcttttttctgtaattctaCAGAAAAAGTAACGTAGGCAATATAGATCCAATACTGCTGCTTGTGTGTAAACCCTTACACTGAAAAGTAACAGAGCAGAAACAATTCTGGTACAGCCAGACAAGTCTGAgaacaataatttattttctgatttctatGAAAGAGCTGTAGAGTTCAAAAAGACACAACAAAGCACCAGTAGCATTAATTCAACTGTAATTTGAATTAGAACTACTGACTGTACAAAACTGGTATAAAATCAAAGGCCAGAACAGTCTGTGCAGCTGTGAGCTGTCAGCCCTCCTTATTGCCACGGTACATTCACACCGAGGTACAGCCCCCTCCATTGTACAAAACATCTGCACTCCTGCACAGTGGAAATTgcatatttctgaaattctcAAGATTCTGGAATGGTCAAGTTTCCATGTGAGCTGGTTTTTATCTTAAAATCCTctatttctggaaaatgaacTGGTCAATGAATTCATTCTGGTCTGCTTCAATTTTGCAGAGAGTCTCGTACTCAATCCGGTACCTGCAAGACAAAACAGAGGGTCCCAGGACCCCCACCCTGTGTGAGGTGGGTCAGGGCAGGCCCCCGGggtgtgggaagggagctgggcTCCCTGTGTGAGtcacctgagcagcagctgcctgagtCACACTGAGCAGCTCTAAAGGGCCTTTAGCAGCCAGACACGAGGCTGTTGCAGGTGTCTTTCGGTTCTGCACTGCCCCAGtttgtgctgcctctgctcagccctaAAGTCCTCAGGGATGAACCTTCTTTGGTTCACTGCAGGGCCTGAAGGTAACTCCAGGCCTGTGGCATTGTTCACATGTGCTCTGGGCAGGACACACCTTTGCTGCAGGTAGGACTGTCTGAACCAGCTGAGGgtcccacagccagcacaggtgGTCAGCCCTGTGTCCGCCCTGAGCCTTCCCAGCCTGCACAACTCCCCAGAGCACTGAACACAAACTCACCTTTCCAGCTGCATCTTTTTCTCAGCTATcaaagcctggagctgctgctcctgagcctCCCTCTGCTTTGCGATTGACTTCAGGAGGTTCCGTGCCCCGATGGCCTggcaggagagggcagggatgtgggggggtttttttgcttaacTCCTTTAGCCCCTCTTCCTCCCAGCAGGCTGACTGCGAGGCCTTTCAGCCCTGCCAGCAATAAGGGAGGGTGATACTGTGCTCCTGAGGGCTTGGTGGGACTGGCCCCAGTCCCtgcggggctgggcagggtgaGGCCTCTGGGGCTTCCCTCAAACTCGAGGAACAAAGTTAGTGACTCCTCTGGACACACAAACTGGGCTCTGGTCTCACAGCCAGACAAGCTCTGGCTACCAGGGGcctctcctgcctctggagGACAAGTCCTACTAAGATGGAatgatttaaaaacacataTTGTTTCTGTGCAGAAACATAGAcaagcagggagagcaggactGGTACATGTGGGAGTAATGTGACACTGTCATAGGCTTCATTAATTCATTACTACCAATTAATTTTATCAATTAGTATCAATTTTAAAGGCCCAGTTAATCCCAGAGGAATGCCAGCAGGATGCTGACAGAGAATCGTTACTTCTGCTGTaaagggagggagggatagAGAGGCCCACACACGACAGCGCACACGAGAAGCCATGAATTAACTGCACAGTACCTTCATCTTCTCACTTTCTGCAGCTTTGGCCAGTTGGTCAACGAGCTCAATCAAGCTGCCGactattttctgaaattctgctgtttctgtaaagaaaaaaatcgtGAAGTGATACCCAGAGCTGCCCTAAAGAGATCTAATGCTCCTGCTTTGTGGTAGCATTTTTAGATGCAGCTTTATGTTTACTGTAAACAGCCACGTTTTAAGATTTGTGCGGAATCAGACGAAAGGGACGAGAAAAGGCCTGAGGTGTCCGGGAGCCGATCGGCGCTCggtgcccggcccggcccctcGGCACTCACTGTCCACGAAGGCCCGGCACTCCTCACGGAGCTGCGCCGTCTGCGCCGCCACCTCGGGCTCCAGCACCCGCAGCTTGTTCAGCTCGTCAAAGTGCAGCCCCGCCGCGCCCAGCGCCGCCTGCGCCATGGCCAGCGCAGCGGACCGGGACCgccaccggcaccggcaccgcggGGCTGCCGCTCCTccggcccgcccggcccggccccgcctccGCCGCACCGCGGGGCCCGTCGGGAGCCGGGGAAGCTCTTCCGGGCCGGCGGTtcccggggcggggcggtgctggccgggccggggctgagGGGCGGCCGCGGGTGAGTGAAGCCGGGTGCTGTGCGGGGCCGTGAGCCGGGCCgtgccgagccgagccgagccgagccgagccgagccgagccgagccgagccgtgTGCGGGGCCGCCTCTGTTCGCTTCCCGGTGGCCAGGGCAGACGGAACCTGTCCCGGGCCGCGCCGCCGTTCCCGGTGCGCGGGGCtcgggcggagcggggccgcggcctGGGCTGTGCCCGCCGTGCAGCCGCggcagggccgggcagggcccGCGGGCCGCTCCGTGGGACCCGCGCGGGTCCGGGCGCCTGCCCGGGCTGTGGGGCGCGTTCCCGTTCTCCCCCGGGTTCCCCCCGAGCCGTTCGGGTCCCTCCTTTTCCCGGCGGTGCTGAGCAGGGGCCGGTCCCAGCGCGGGTCTCGATGCGGGGCCATTGTTCCgcagcccctcctgcctcccacgcggggcaggaaggaagggacGGGAAGGGATGTGGAGAATTTTCGGTCGTGTCAAAGGGGGTAATTAAAGGTCTCCTGGGTGTTTACAGCAGAGGCCTCACAGCTCCTCACTGAGCAGTTACAGGACTGGCGTtggctcctgcctgtgctggctgggcagggggtTCTGCTCGTGTTTAGCTTCGTCCTTGGGTCAGAGCAGTGAGAAACTGCCCGAAAGGACGGAACTGACCCAGAACTCTTCTGAGGAGTTCGGTCGGACAGGCTGGATTCCTGTCTCCTCACAGGTTCGGTCTGGCTGCTGTTACAAGCATGCTCCTCTTCTGAAAAGGGGATTTGAGGGCTTAAAACAAGGCAGGATATCAGGGACAAAGTGGTGTACGTGGTGGGGAGtgttttttcaaattaaaactaTGTTCAGGGCTCCAGAATGGACAAAGGAGAGTTTTGAATGAGAGGAGTTACCAGAAAATAGAACCTTATGATCCAGCTTTTCAATGCTGAGGCATTTGAAGAGACATTTGTGTCTCCAGTTAAAAGTCAAACCAGCGCCAACAAACCCTGCTCAGGGGTATGCACACCCCAGCtgaaggaggggcaggaagcTCTTCCCGGGTGTTTCAGTTGCGCTCAGAGTTGGGTTCTGTTGGGAAGCCGAGGGGGAGCTGAATTGCAGCCGCGTTGGAGCCTGGCCCTCAGTGCTGTGTGGTGTTTGCAGTGTTGGCTGGAGATACAATAACAGGAAGTCGGGAGAGATTCATGTGCCTCAGAAATGTGACGCAGAGATAACTTGGCTGCATGAATTGTCTGAAAAATGGCTAAATTGTGTTTTGCCAGGATGTGTGTAGCTGTGTCCTTAGGAAGTGCCTCTTCCGCAGGGTGACGTCCACGTCTGTGTGTGGAGTGGCTGTGGGATGCCGTGCTGACCCCGGGCTGTGCTGACCCCGAGGTGATGCCGGCCCCTGCCCCACCGTTCTGGCCCGCTGAGGCGTGACCGCGGCACCacggcggggccggcccggcccACGCGCTGCAGGGTGGTCATCTACCTCCAGAAGGACATGTCGGGGGACACGTGCCTGGGCAGCGCCCTGTGTCCGGCCGCGGGGCACAAGCCCAAGGCCGGCGGGCTCaagggcagcagcctggggaacAAGTACGTGCGCCTCAACGTCGGGGGCTCCCTGTACTACACCACGGTGCAGGTGCTCACCAGGCACGACACCATGCTCAAGGCCATGTTCAGCGGCAGGATGGAGGTGCTCACCGACAAGGAAGGTAAGGGAACAGCTTTTAGTGCTGACAGTTTTGTAAAACAGCTGGGCTTTGGTGGTAGTTTTACTCCATTAAGGATGTAGGGAGCAATATATGCCAAAAATAACTTGGAACATTAAGCAGCCAAGTCCCGTTGGTGCTAGCAGTCCTTTGGCTTTATAGAAATACGGTTTTATGTTACCCAGATGAACGGGGGAAGGACTGGTCCTCTTCGCTGCCCTCACAGCTGGTGAGCAGGTTGGTGGTGTTGTGACCAGACAGTCTGTGAGCTGTCATTTCTGTCACATCGAGGAGTGGCATTATTCGAACTGCGCACGTGGGGAGGGACGTGCAACTTTCAGCTTTAAGGCTCGGAATAGACTGCCTTGCTTtgttgaaaaatttttttttttttcttctcctgagcAGCATATTGCAGTCGTGGCTCATGGTGCCCTGACAGTGTTTAGGGATCAGTCAGGCAGTGTGTCACCTCCAGCTGGACACAGGGTATTTTAAATCCCTGATACATTATAAAGGGCAGAACAGGCAGTTTTGTGTAAGAGCCTCAGCCTGAATGCAAAACAAGGGTCATGTTCTGATAGCTCTAGCTGGAGGGTCCAGCAGGGGTTTAGCTTACTTTCCTAGGTTATTTTCTGTACCTAGATTCCAAAATAACAccttttttcttgccttccaCATTATGGGAAAGGGTTTGGCACTGTACTAAGCCTTGTGCCTGTGTGCATCCTACACTGCTATTGTTTGGCAGCAATCAGACATCCTGTTTCCGTAGGGAGTGTGACTTCAGGGATTTTGTAAAATTGCAAGAATTTGT comes from Corvus cornix cornix isolate S_Up_H32 chromosome 19, ASM73873v5, whole genome shotgun sequence and encodes:
- the IFT20 gene encoding intraflagellar transport protein 20 homolog codes for the protein MAQAALGAAGLHFDELNKLRVLEPEVAAQTAQLREECRAFVDKTAEFQKIVGSLIELVDQLAKAAESEKMKAIGARNLLKSIAKQREAQEQQLQALIAEKKMQLERYRIEYETLCKIEADQNEFIDQFIFQK